One Cervus elaphus chromosome 27, mCerEla1.1, whole genome shotgun sequence genomic region harbors:
- the LOC122684883 gene encoding serpin B3-like, protein MSSLGEAIIHLAIDLFHQIRKSKKENIFYSPFSISSALAMTYLGARENTASEMQKVLHFSEITANTNGGATKDPVEKPGNVHHHFQKLLTELKKSTDAYKLSVANRLYGRKDFPFLQEYMDNVQKYYLASVESADFVSAAEESRKMINSWVESQTNGRIEDLFPQNSLSGSVLILVNAVYFKGQWQEEFKKENTVQEKFWLNKDTSKPVQMMKQTNRFNFVSLEDVQAKILEIPYKGGELSMMVLLPNEVDGLQEVEDQLTAEKLIAWMSPQNMGTRQVDLYLPRFKMEDSYELVPTLKALGMVDAFRDRVADFSGMTERRDLVVSSIVHKSFVEVTEEGTEAAAATSVSVALTSAPFHESFRCDHPFLFLIKHIKTNSILFCGRVSSP, encoded by the exons ATGAGTTCCCTCGGTGAAGCAATCATCCACCTTGCAATCGATCTGTTCCACCAGATCAGAaaatcaaagaaggaaaacatcTTCTATTCCCCTTTCAGTATCTCGTCAGCCTTAGCCATGACTTACTTAGGGGCCCGAGAAAACACCGCATCAGAAATGCAGAAG GTCCTTCACTTCAGTGAAATCACAGCCAACACAAATGGAGGGGCCACAAAAGATCCC GTTGAAAAGCCAGGAAACGTTCATCATCACTTTCAAAAGCTTCTGACAGAATTAAAGAAATCCACTGATGCCTATAAGCTGAGTGTCGCCAACAGGCTCTATGGAAGAAAAGATTTTCCATTTCTCCAG GAATACATGGATAATGTTCAGAAATACTACCTGGCCAGTGTGGAATCTGCCGATTTTGTCAGTGCGGCAGAAGAAAGTCGAAAGATGATTAATTCCTGGGTGGAGAGTCAAACCAATG GAAGAATCGAGGATCTGTTTCCCCAAAACTCTCTTAGTGGCTCTGTACTGATTCTGGTGAATGCTGTCTATTTCAAAGGGCAGTGGCAAGaggaatttaagaaagaaaatactgtgCAGGAAAAATTTTGGCTGAACAAG GATACAAGCAAACCTGTGCAGATGATGAAACAAACCAATCGTTTCAATTTTGTGTCACTGGAGGACGTGCAAGCCAAGATCCTGGAAATACCGTACAAAGGCGGAGAGCTAAGCATGATGGTGCTGCTGCCCAATGAAGTAGATGGTCTGCAGGAG GTTGAGGACCAGCTCACTGCTGAGAAGTTAATAGCATGGATGAGCCCACAGAATATGGGGACGAGGCAAGTGGATTTATACCTGCCTCGGTTTAAAATGGAAGACAGCTATGAACTCGTGCCCACACTGAAAGCCCTGGGGATGGTGGACGCCTTCCGAGATAGGGTGGCTGACTTCTCAGGCATGACCGAGAGACGTGATCTGGTGGTGTCGTCGATCGTCCACAAGTCCTTTGTGGAGGTGACCGAGGAGGGCACGGAGGCCGCAGCTGCTACCAGTGTGAGTGTTGCTTTAACATCAGCACCGTTTCATGAGAGTTTCCGCTGCGATCACCCCTTCCTGTTCCTCATCAAGCACATCAAGACCAACAGCATCCTCTTCTGTGGCCGAGTCTCTTCCCCTTAG